The proteins below are encoded in one region of Reichenbachiella sp. 5M10:
- a CDS encoding DUF481 domain-containing protein → MNNNQVLIGEIKSMEYGILTVETDYSDSDFTVEWDKVKGLKTSSSFIIILTTKYRLKGTISHDMYNSEYLIITPVEGSKLFARIKDIVYLKSSENRFWDRISASVDGGYTITKSSNTNQLTINGNASYVSTKLQCEFYLSFLDSRVSDSTSSIITVRNNHGTNWRVFFNKSWFVLGATDFLQSDEQNLKIRTTLQLGMGKILLRNHQMYLNTAIGLASNTEKFQTDQEDDESLESFLQIDFNGFGFKDVDISSKFQLFPSLSKSKRLRYNYTFNIKYDLPLDLYLGVNLTLNYDNQPGEDISKYDYVFQSVFGWSF, encoded by the coding sequence ATGAACAATAACCAAGTTTTAATTGGAGAGATCAAAAGTATGGAATATGGCATTCTCACTGTAGAAACGGACTACAGTGACAGTGACTTCACTGTAGAATGGGACAAGGTCAAAGGTTTGAAAACCTCTTCGAGTTTCATCATCATCCTGACGACCAAGTACCGTCTCAAAGGAACCATCTCACACGACATGTACAACTCGGAGTATCTCATCATCACCCCGGTCGAAGGGTCCAAGCTCTTTGCTCGAATCAAGGATATTGTATACCTCAAATCCAGTGAAAATCGGTTTTGGGACCGAATATCCGCCTCTGTCGATGGCGGGTACACGATCACCAAGTCTAGCAATACCAACCAACTGACAATCAATGGCAATGCATCCTATGTCAGCACAAAGTTGCAATGTGAATTCTACTTGAGTTTTCTTGACAGCCGCGTCTCAGACAGTACCAGTTCCATCATCACAGTCAGAAACAACCACGGTACAAACTGGCGCGTATTTTTCAACAAAAGTTGGTTTGTTCTCGGTGCAACTGACTTTTTGCAAAGTGATGAGCAGAATCTAAAAATAAGAACAACGCTACAGTTAGGAATGGGAAAGATTCTATTGAGAAATCACCAAATGTATCTCAATACGGCCATTGGACTAGCGTCCAACACAGAAAAGTTTCAAACAGACCAAGAGGATGACGAATCCTTAGAGTCCTTCCTTCAAATCGACTTCAATGGATTTGGGTTCAAAGACGTAGATATCTCTTCTAAGTTCCAGTTATTTCCCAGTTTATCCAAAAGCAAACGACTCAGGTACAATTATACATTCAACATCAAGTATGATCTGCCCTTGGATCTCTACTTGGGTGTAAACCTCACTCTCAACTACGACAACCAACCAGGCGAAGACATATCTAAGTATGACTATGTCTTCCAATCCGTATTTGGGTGGAGTTTCTAG
- a CDS encoding DUF481 domain-containing protein translates to MTKGLLSFALLFTLFTSQAQDKVVLTNGDQMIGSIKSFDNGVLEFETDYSESNFLIDWDMIKDLTSTDTFIINMSSGEKYNGSINITDQTATINKIDGETISVPFLEVVYLNSVSSGFWDRMSISLDGGFTHSKSSNNNQLTVRGTASYLTTKINPDLYGNFLYNGVDANDSVRVVNRRNNYGGNFRLFIGKSWFGVTSADFLTSDEIEMELRSTYSLGLGYYPIRNHKLYLNIATGMALNNEIYNDAASTPSNSSAEAYLSADFNAFDLENVTITSNCQYYKSLNQASRNRVNFTLDVKFDLPKDFYVGAGYTINYDSSPGAEGVSDTDYIFQTSIGWSL, encoded by the coding sequence ATGACAAAAGGCCTACTTAGCTTCGCTTTACTTTTCACTCTATTTACCAGTCAAGCACAAGACAAAGTTGTTCTCACCAATGGGGACCAAATGATTGGGAGTATCAAATCTTTCGACAATGGTGTGCTCGAATTTGAAACAGACTATAGCGAAAGCAACTTCCTCATCGACTGGGACATGATCAAAGATTTGACCAGTACAGACACATTCATTATCAACATGTCTAGCGGAGAAAAATACAATGGCTCCATCAACATCACCGATCAAACTGCAACAATCAACAAAATAGACGGAGAGACGATTTCAGTCCCTTTCTTAGAGGTAGTATACCTCAATTCCGTCAGTAGTGGGTTTTGGGATCGAATGAGTATCTCTTTGGACGGTGGCTTCACCCATTCCAAGTCTTCTAACAACAATCAACTGACCGTACGAGGTACCGCGTCATACCTTACCACCAAAATCAACCCTGACTTGTACGGCAACTTCCTCTACAATGGTGTAGATGCCAATGACTCTGTGCGTGTAGTAAACCGAAGAAACAACTATGGGGGTAACTTTAGACTGTTCATTGGTAAGTCATGGTTTGGTGTTACATCTGCGGATTTCTTGACCTCAGATGAGATCGAAATGGAACTACGCTCTACTTATTCATTGGGTCTTGGCTACTACCCTATCCGAAACCACAAGCTATACCTCAACATAGCAACAGGAATGGCCCTAAACAATGAAATCTACAACGATGCGGCCAGTACGCCTAGCAATTCTAGCGCAGAAGCATACCTATCTGCAGATTTTAATGCTTTCGATTTAGAAAATGTAACAATCACTTCAAATTGTCAATACTACAAGAGTCTAAATCAAGCTAGTCGAAACAGGGTAAACTTTACCCTCGATGTAAAATTTGATTTACCAAAGGATTTTTACGTCGGAGCAGGCTACACCATCAACTATGACAGTTCTCCTGGAGCAGAAGGTGTAAGTGACACAGATTACATATTCCAAACCTCTATCGGTTGGAGCTTATAA
- a CDS encoding DEAD/DEAH box helicase has product MNTFQELGLDEKILQALNDLGISKPTEIQQEAIPFLLKSDQDFIGLAQTGTGKTAAFGLPLLQLIEHDNTTCQAIVLSPTRELAQQIAEGLKSFAKYERKLKVECVYGGAPIMNQMKKLKSKPQVVVATPGRLVDLIKRKAIDIQHLRYLVLDEADEMLNMGFKEELNVILSSTPDDKSTWLFSATMPKIIRKMVDEYMHNPHEISVKSGVEVNKNISHQYMVVKMSDKAEAIKRLMDVETDLFGVLFCRTKIDTQNIADELSRAGYAAEALHGDLSQNQRDLVMRKFKDRAINVLVATDVAARGIDVSDITHVIHHKLPDELEFYTHRSGRTARAGKKGLSIALITKGERRRLDQIERILGIEFEKKMVPTGEEIAARRVEAWSEKVLNQEVVNLPQEFRDKVQESLAVLSKEELVDKLLAMECKQLNMSDSRDINENASHTRSDRSEDGRGSSRSTSHFKNFSINIGKIDSVSKTDVLNIIQEVSGIDSADIGRVEIQQKKAIVEINKKSSPSFAGKFTGFMFDDREIKVSDGGVYTEAPASRGKGRFGGKKSYGGGGGRRSGSDHNRRRDKPRRR; this is encoded by the coding sequence TTGAATACTTTTCAGGAATTAGGACTTGACGAAAAAATACTTCAAGCTCTGAACGACTTAGGAATAAGCAAGCCTACTGAAATCCAGCAAGAAGCAATTCCATTTTTACTAAAATCGGACCAAGATTTTATAGGTCTGGCACAAACGGGGACAGGTAAAACTGCAGCCTTTGGCTTGCCGCTGCTCCAATTGATCGAGCACGACAATACTACCTGTCAAGCGATCGTGTTGTCACCGACGCGTGAACTGGCTCAGCAGATAGCAGAAGGACTCAAGTCTTTCGCCAAATATGAGAGAAAATTAAAAGTTGAGTGTGTTTATGGTGGAGCTCCTATCATGAACCAAATGAAGAAATTGAAATCCAAACCACAGGTAGTGGTAGCGACTCCTGGTCGTTTGGTGGATTTGATCAAACGCAAAGCAATTGATATCCAGCATCTGAGATATCTGGTCTTAGATGAGGCAGACGAGATGCTCAATATGGGCTTTAAAGAAGAATTGAATGTTATTTTGTCTTCGACTCCTGATGATAAATCTACTTGGTTGTTTTCGGCAACTATGCCTAAGATCATCCGAAAAATGGTGGATGAATACATGCACAACCCTCATGAAATCTCTGTAAAGAGTGGGGTAGAAGTGAATAAGAATATTTCTCACCAATACATGGTGGTGAAAATGAGTGACAAAGCAGAAGCCATCAAGAGATTGATGGATGTAGAGACTGATTTGTTTGGAGTACTGTTTTGTCGCACGAAAATCGATACGCAAAATATCGCAGACGAACTTTCAAGAGCGGGATATGCTGCAGAGGCTTTGCATGGTGATTTGAGTCAAAATCAACGGGATTTGGTGATGCGGAAATTCAAAGATCGAGCCATCAATGTGCTAGTTGCTACAGATGTAGCAGCACGAGGGATTGATGTGAGTGATATTACCCACGTGATCCATCATAAACTCCCAGATGAGTTGGAATTCTACACGCATCGTAGTGGTAGAACCGCTCGTGCAGGAAAGAAAGGCCTTTCGATAGCACTCATCACCAAAGGAGAACGTAGAAGATTAGATCAAATCGAGCGAATCCTTGGTATTGAGTTCGAAAAGAAAATGGTACCTACGGGTGAGGAGATAGCTGCTCGAAGAGTTGAAGCTTGGTCTGAGAAGGTGTTGAACCAAGAGGTGGTTAATTTGCCCCAGGAGTTTCGAGACAAGGTACAAGAGAGCTTGGCAGTGCTGAGCAAGGAAGAATTGGTTGACAAGCTGCTGGCGATGGAGTGCAAACAACTGAACATGTCCGACTCTAGAGATATCAATGAAAATGCGAGCCATACAAGAAGTGATCGGTCAGAGGACGGCCGTGGTAGCTCTCGGAGTACTTCGCATTTCAAAAATTTCTCCATCAATATCGGTAAAATCGATTCTGTATCCAAAACGGACGTCCTCAATATCATACAGGAAGTGTCAGGGATAGATAGTGCAGATATAGGAAGGGTTGAAATCCAACAAAAGAAAGCTATCGTAGAGATCAATAAGAAGTCATCGCCAAGTTTTGCAGGTAAGTTTACGGGCTTTATGTTTGATGACAGAGAGATCAAGGTGAGTGATGGCGGAGTGTATACAGAAGCACCAGCGTCTAGAGGCAAAGGAAGATTCGGAGGTAAGAAATCCTATGGTGGAGGTGGCGGTCGTAGATCTGGCTCAGATCACAACCGTCGTAGAGATAAGCCACGTAGAAGGTAG
- a CDS encoding ATP-binding protein has protein sequence MLKYAKEARVSSVDRAIEIVNSAIESAERIGYPQGVAEGSCQLGLLHMILGNHALASSYTHHAEKMFVEQGNRNGEAEALYVLGSIHYKSAKHHVGLDYLYQSLRIQEELKDIQGQSRSLKAIGYIYEAFDEVEKAEETYLKCTALSSSIGDKNGESNACNPLSGLYLKKNDVDRALEVINRSIDLKKESGDKRGLAYAYYGKGKVYLHQDEFDNAREYFFKGLKKHLKVGDKMGIGMCYTRLGVLEFKLGDLDTSKAHFLNTIALGEEIGNQEVLYNAYYYLYLISEREGDMRQALDYHVKYHECKSNVVNSGTKSHLKSLESAWKMESLELEARTQTEKAEFTERKNEELNRFVSRVSHDLKGPLASMIELHKVVEREIEDKQSLYYFELYNKGLKRLNATILDLLELSKLKSLELEYAPINFQEIIRECLDSFHYYANFNLIDFQVSIDPRVEVQSDKRLINTVVQNLLENSIKYSKTDHEQPYVKISVQSMAEDYFALIVEDNGVGIDPVFQEKVFDMFYRANDKVEGSGLGLYILKSAVDKLEGDIQLKSVLDEGTKTIIILPISTK, from the coding sequence ATGCTCAAATATGCTAAAGAAGCACGAGTAAGTAGTGTAGATAGAGCTATTGAGATAGTCAATAGTGCCATTGAAAGTGCCGAACGTATTGGGTATCCACAGGGAGTGGCAGAAGGGAGTTGTCAACTTGGCTTGTTGCATATGATATTAGGAAATCATGCGTTGGCATCTAGCTATACCCATCACGCTGAGAAAATGTTCGTTGAACAAGGAAATAGAAACGGGGAGGCAGAGGCACTGTATGTATTGGGGAGTATTCACTACAAGTCAGCCAAGCATCATGTGGGGCTAGATTATTTGTATCAAAGCTTACGCATACAAGAGGAACTCAAGGATATTCAAGGGCAATCACGGTCACTCAAGGCTATTGGTTATATCTATGAGGCATTTGATGAAGTAGAGAAGGCCGAAGAGACATATCTCAAGTGTACTGCGCTGAGTTCATCCATAGGAGATAAAAATGGTGAATCTAACGCGTGTAACCCTTTGTCGGGGCTGTATCTCAAGAAAAATGACGTGGATCGAGCCTTGGAAGTGATCAATAGGAGTATTGATCTCAAAAAGGAATCGGGGGATAAGAGAGGGTTGGCCTATGCGTATTATGGCAAAGGGAAGGTTTATTTGCACCAAGATGAATTTGATAATGCACGCGAGTATTTCTTCAAGGGGTTGAAAAAACACTTGAAGGTCGGAGATAAGATGGGGATAGGAATGTGCTATACGAGACTGGGTGTTTTGGAGTTTAAATTGGGAGACTTGGATACCAGTAAAGCTCATTTTTTGAATACCATAGCGTTAGGAGAAGAGATAGGGAACCAAGAAGTGCTGTACAATGCCTATTATTATCTGTACTTGATATCCGAACGAGAAGGTGACATGAGACAGGCATTGGACTATCACGTCAAGTATCATGAGTGCAAGTCCAATGTGGTCAATAGCGGAACGAAAAGCCATCTCAAATCGCTCGAGTCTGCCTGGAAAATGGAGAGTTTGGAGCTAGAGGCGCGTACACAAACAGAGAAAGCGGAATTTACCGAAAGGAAAAATGAAGAGCTCAATCGCTTTGTGTCACGTGTGTCGCATGACTTGAAAGGACCATTGGCTTCCATGATAGAGCTACACAAAGTAGTCGAGCGCGAAATAGAGGACAAGCAGTCGCTGTATTATTTTGAATTGTACAACAAGGGGTTGAAAAGACTCAATGCCACAATTTTGGATTTGCTTGAGTTGTCTAAGCTTAAGTCGTTGGAATTGGAATATGCTCCGATTAATTTTCAAGAAATCATTCGCGAATGTTTGGATTCATTTCATTACTATGCGAACTTTAACCTCATTGATTTTCAGGTGTCTATTGATCCACGTGTCGAGGTGCAATCGGATAAACGACTGATTAATACCGTTGTACAAAATCTTTTAGAGAATAGTATAAAGTATTCAAAAACTGATCATGAGCAGCCGTACGTTAAGATATCTGTACAAAGCATGGCCGAAGATTATTTTGCCTTGATTGTAGAAGACAATGGTGTCGGTATAGATCCAGTATTTCAGGAAAAAGTGTTTGACATGTTTTATCGTGCCAATGACAAGGTAGAAGGCTCAGGATTAGGGTTGTATATATTGAAGTCAGCAGTAGACAAGCTGGAAGGAGATATACAATTGAAGAGTGTGCTGGATGAAGGAACGAAAACCATCATCATTTTGCCAATTTCAACTAAATAG
- a CDS encoding ATP-binding protein, whose protein sequence is MGELYSNLSVLPEDTSKVEAIFDILQASPFRESHVELAKQAYYLSHSLDYSIGIAKSAYHLGVMLREKLDYKTSYKNLMIALKNAKAIGDKSLMVDVLHAYGNNKDRQNHIDSAFWYYHEALRLADSIDYPYRLAEIHYSISGLSNHIGQNDKALQHILEAEAYYEGVGKGKDCWHVLNLLGIIFEESANQSRAFEYYFDALDMAKESQDRNAEVIVSNNLAILYELVGKLTEAKEFLWAAIQKAHVVGLKEDEAYLLSNIAAIYIDEKDTLRAMSSLQKSLSMMRDLNDKCEIAYPMVGLGDLYLLKTNFDSAQWYYEQSVALANECQNSPLLASAYRSLGVLCINQGKYNSGISNLKKSLDVGRQVNLLEEQKKTFLELYQAYKKKKDVVNALFCFEKYQQVRDSLLDEVEMNEIAKVTSEYEFRKKLQNLEYKRKSESLKLQAEVSKQETDKLGLYAVIALTLILAVSLYRAYFLVQNQNKRLKIINDEKNTLMGVVAHDLRSPLNNIKSIMSLVRLDNAIKGEHGEDYAQILDDSVDNMREMIDRVMDISAIEEMRLNLKMERSDVGQLLERVADNYEFIASKKEISIKRDFESKMYFARIDTKYALQVFDNLMSNAIKYSNPRSQIELSIQIRNGGGVCVSFRDEGQGISELDQTKLFVKYQKLSARPTGNEESTGLGLFIVKKFVDAMGGDVTCQSVLGQGSTFVVKFPEA, encoded by the coding sequence ATGGGAGAGTTATATTCTAACCTATCTGTCTTGCCTGAAGACACCTCTAAGGTAGAAGCTATTTTTGATATCTTACAAGCCTCCCCATTCAGGGAGAGCCATGTTGAATTGGCTAAGCAAGCTTATTACCTTTCTCATTCCTTGGATTATAGCATTGGTATTGCCAAAAGTGCCTATCATCTCGGGGTAATGCTACGCGAGAAGCTGGACTACAAGACAAGTTACAAGAACCTCATGATTGCTTTGAAAAATGCCAAAGCGATAGGGGATAAAAGCTTGATGGTTGATGTTCTTCATGCTTATGGGAATAACAAAGATCGCCAGAATCACATCGATTCAGCTTTTTGGTATTACCATGAAGCCCTGCGTTTGGCTGATTCGATTGATTACCCATATCGGTTGGCAGAAATCCATTATTCTATCAGTGGTTTGTCCAATCATATCGGGCAGAATGACAAGGCACTCCAACATATACTCGAAGCTGAAGCATATTATGAGGGAGTGGGTAAAGGCAAGGATTGCTGGCATGTGCTCAATTTGTTAGGGATTATATTTGAAGAATCAGCAAACCAAAGTCGAGCGTTTGAGTACTATTTTGATGCTTTGGACATGGCCAAGGAGAGTCAGGATCGAAATGCAGAGGTGATCGTGTCCAACAATTTGGCTATCCTGTATGAGTTGGTAGGAAAGCTAACTGAAGCGAAGGAGTTTTTGTGGGCCGCCATCCAAAAAGCCCATGTGGTTGGACTGAAGGAAGATGAAGCGTATTTGCTCAGCAATATAGCAGCGATCTATATTGATGAGAAAGATACGCTTCGTGCCATGTCTTCACTTCAGAAATCCCTGTCCATGATGCGTGATTTAAACGACAAATGTGAGATTGCATACCCTATGGTCGGATTAGGAGATTTATATCTGTTGAAGACTAATTTTGATTCCGCTCAGTGGTACTATGAGCAGTCAGTAGCGTTGGCAAATGAATGTCAGAATTCACCGTTACTAGCCAGTGCATATCGTAGTTTGGGGGTCTTATGTATCAATCAGGGGAAGTACAACTCTGGAATAAGTAACCTCAAGAAGAGCTTGGATGTGGGGCGTCAAGTCAACCTGCTGGAAGAACAGAAGAAAACGTTTTTGGAACTTTATCAGGCTTATAAAAAGAAGAAAGATGTGGTAAACGCACTTTTTTGTTTTGAAAAGTACCAGCAAGTCAGAGATTCGTTGCTCGACGAGGTGGAAATGAATGAAATAGCTAAAGTGACGTCTGAGTATGAGTTTAGAAAGAAACTACAAAACCTAGAATACAAGCGGAAGTCAGAATCATTGAAACTGCAAGCAGAAGTGAGTAAGCAAGAAACGGATAAATTGGGCCTCTATGCGGTGATTGCACTGACGTTGATTTTAGCGGTTTCGTTGTATAGAGCCTATTTTTTGGTTCAAAACCAAAACAAGAGGTTGAAAATAATCAATGACGAAAAGAATACACTCATGGGGGTAGTCGCTCATGATCTGAGAAGTCCTCTCAATAATATTAAAAGTATCATGTCACTGGTGAGGTTGGACAATGCCATAAAAGGGGAGCATGGTGAAGACTATGCTCAGATATTGGATGACAGTGTGGACAACATGCGGGAGATGATTGATCGAGTCATGGATATCAGTGCTATAGAGGAAATGAGGCTTAATCTCAAAATGGAACGCAGCGATGTGGGACAGTTGCTGGAGAGGGTGGCTGATAATTATGAGTTTATTGCCTCTAAAAAAGAGATTTCGATCAAAAGAGACTTTGAGTCAAAGATGTACTTTGCACGGATTGATACGAAGTATGCCTTGCAGGTGTTTGACAACCTCATGTCAAATGCAATCAAATACAGTAATCCCCGGTCTCAGATCGAGCTATCCATACAAATAAGAAATGGGGGTGGGGTTTGTGTGAGTTTTAGGGATGAGGGGCAAGGAATCAGTGAATTGGATCAAACCAAGCTTTTTGTCAAGTATCAAAAATTGAGTGCTCGACCTACCGGCAATGAAGAGTCCACTGGTTTGGGCTTGTTTATTGTAAAGAAATTTGTCGATGCAATGGGAGGTGATGTGACTTGCCAAAGTGTATTGGGTCAGGGGAGTACTTTTGTAGTGAAATTTCCTGAGGCTTGA
- a CDS encoding patatin-like phospholipase family protein produces the protein MKIRKIDHILFSFPIQLLAQYFKSHQLLLVSWVITLLFVTGSYGNVSGIPFLFLDPEYLYKVNFWSFLWVGISFGTLTVSFHITGYILHAGKYRFIGLLTKPFSKFSINNSIIPFFTLICYLTCVVIFQASNEATSTAQIFGHIAGFLSGTTITIALLYGYFRITNKDIYEFITNKLNNRLKQIALSRLNILDRLSYKKKRKVTSFIDLDLKFKSTHELYHFPNKKIITKVFDQNHMNSVILVAILTGLILLMGLGIDYAAFQLPAAASLFFFMAMITMAIGALSYWAKEWIVSAALVLYLVFNILFTKGVILDYHEAFGLNYHTTKAPYTLPNLNAMTKDSILANDKQEILAILEHWKRKQSDSLPKAVFVCVSGGGSRSALWAYSSLAQIDQQLSHSLMDQTVLITGASGGMVGASYFREMSYQRDQGITHDLNSPEYFAKISQDNLNPVVFNMVVNDLFLRNPRFDYADKQYTKDRGYAFEKQLNINTDFVMDKKLSDYEPLEARAEIPMVLFGPSIMNDGRKLYISTQHTSYMNIMPRNNYGVSETVVDGVDFNRLFADQDAKDLKYTSALRMNASFPYITPNITLPSSPAIKVMDAGVTDNFGITDAVRFVYAFKDWLAKNTSSIVILSIRDTKRVQVIEPQNYQSIFDKISNPISSVYNNLTNFQDINNEYKIAYMKSWYPKEIQFFTVEYDMYVDYKEVNLLKGISTKDSTKARRPSLNWHLTANEKKSLLRNIHSKSNSATISKLVESIQ, from the coding sequence GTGAAAATCAGAAAAATAGACCACATATTGTTCTCATTTCCAATTCAGCTGTTGGCCCAGTACTTCAAGTCACATCAGTTGTTACTGGTCAGTTGGGTGATCACCCTACTCTTTGTGACGGGCAGTTATGGCAATGTGTCTGGCATTCCTTTTCTTTTTTTGGATCCTGAGTATCTGTATAAAGTCAACTTTTGGAGTTTCTTGTGGGTAGGGATTTCCTTTGGAACACTGACAGTATCCTTTCACATCACAGGATATATACTCCACGCCGGCAAGTATCGATTTATCGGTCTATTGACCAAACCGTTCAGCAAATTCTCTATCAACAACAGCATCATCCCTTTCTTCACCTTGATATGCTATCTCACTTGTGTTGTAATATTCCAAGCGAGCAATGAGGCGACCAGCACTGCTCAAATCTTCGGACACATAGCAGGGTTCTTGAGTGGTACAACGATCACCATTGCGCTTTTATACGGCTATTTTCGCATCACCAACAAAGATATCTACGAGTTCATCACCAACAAACTCAACAACAGGCTCAAACAAATAGCCCTCAGCCGTCTCAATATCCTAGACCGACTCTCTTACAAGAAGAAAAGAAAGGTCACGTCCTTCATAGACCTAGACCTCAAGTTCAAATCCACACATGAACTCTATCACTTCCCCAACAAAAAAATCATCACTAAGGTATTTGATCAAAACCACATGAACTCGGTCATCCTGGTGGCAATCCTCACGGGACTCATTCTATTGATGGGGCTAGGGATAGACTATGCGGCTTTTCAATTGCCTGCAGCAGCCAGTTTATTTTTCTTCATGGCCATGATCACCATGGCTATCGGCGCACTCTCCTATTGGGCCAAGGAATGGATCGTATCAGCAGCATTGGTACTTTACCTTGTTTTCAATATTCTATTTACCAAAGGTGTCATACTTGACTATCATGAGGCCTTTGGTCTCAACTATCACACGACGAAAGCCCCTTACACCCTACCCAATCTCAATGCGATGACCAAAGACAGCATCTTAGCGAATGACAAACAAGAGATTTTAGCCATCTTAGAGCATTGGAAACGTAAGCAAAGTGACTCCCTTCCCAAGGCAGTATTTGTATGTGTGAGCGGTGGAGGCTCCCGGTCGGCGCTGTGGGCATATTCGAGTCTAGCACAAATTGATCAACAACTCAGTCATTCATTGATGGATCAGACTGTTTTGATCACTGGAGCCTCTGGTGGTATGGTCGGTGCTTCTTACTTTCGTGAAATGTCCTACCAAAGAGACCAAGGGATAACCCACGACCTCAACAGTCCCGAGTACTTTGCCAAAATTTCTCAAGACAACCTCAACCCAGTGGTATTCAACATGGTGGTCAATGATCTTTTCTTACGCAACCCTCGCTTTGACTATGCAGACAAGCAATACACCAAAGACAGAGGCTATGCCTTCGAAAAACAACTAAACATCAACACTGATTTTGTGATGGACAAAAAACTATCAGACTATGAACCACTAGAAGCCCGTGCAGAGATTCCTATGGTACTCTTTGGACCATCCATAATGAACGACGGTCGAAAACTCTATATTTCTACACAACACACCTCATACATGAATATCATGCCCAGAAACAATTACGGCGTTAGTGAAACGGTGGTTGACGGTGTAGATTTCAACAGGCTGTTTGCGGATCAAGATGCTAAGGACCTCAAATACACCAGTGCCTTGCGGATGAATGCCTCCTTTCCATACATCACCCCCAACATCACCCTACCTAGTTCTCCTGCCATCAAGGTCATGGACGCTGGAGTCACGGACAACTTCGGTATAACCGACGCAGTACGTTTCGTCTATGCATTCAAGGATTGGCTGGCAAAAAACACTTCGTCGATTGTCATACTATCCATTCGTGACACCAAGAGAGTACAAGTCATCGAACCACAAAACTACCAATCGATCTTTGACAAGATATCCAACCCCATCAGTAGTGTTTACAATAACCTGACGAATTTTCAAGACATCAACAACGAATACAAAATAGCCTATATGAAATCTTGGTACCCCAAGGAAATACAGTTCTTCACCGTAGAATACGACATGTATGTGGATTACAAAGAAGTCAATCTCCTCAAGGGAATTTCCACCAAAGACTCCACAAAAGCTCGAAGGCCCTCTCTCAATTGGCATCTCACTGCCAACGAAAAAAAATCCCTATTGAGAAATATTCACTCCAAAAGCAACAGTGCTACTATTTCCAAACTCGTGGAGAGCATTCAATAA